From Virgibacillus ihumii, the proteins below share one genomic window:
- a CDS encoding AI-2E family transporter, which yields MFKTKLLNLFLTSLTGIIIILFVFLVIKLFPFIGAVFSFLWHIAAPFLAAGLIAYLLFPVVRKMSQYNMPKGLAIMIIYVVFFGGSAYLIYRVYPAMIHQLGGLKEQLPHLLKLYRDFVYSLYEFTSFLPEHFHDKMDELLYEMETYVENLLTNLVRGFTKIFDMIILLTIIPVLVFYFLKDLTQLKEFIKQWVPEKYRGDLSQFIRSLDSSLGSYIRGQLFVCLIVSTAAFAFLYYLDINYALLLAVFIGITNLIPYFGPIIGAVPVIAITAATASELLLVVIIGLFVIQLIEGNLLTPYIMGKSIQIHPVAIILALFVGGEIFGIIGMILAVPALTVLKVVFEQTTALGRNH from the coding sequence ATGTTTAAAACCAAGCTGTTGAATTTATTTCTGACTTCCCTTACCGGAATAATTATAATATTATTTGTTTTTCTGGTTATTAAACTGTTTCCATTTATTGGAGCTGTTTTTTCATTTCTTTGGCATATTGCTGCTCCGTTTTTGGCAGCCGGACTTATTGCTTACTTGCTATTTCCTGTTGTCCGGAAGATGAGCCAATATAATATGCCAAAAGGCTTGGCAATAATGATAATTTACGTGGTATTTTTCGGAGGAAGTGCCTACCTGATCTACCGGGTTTACCCTGCAATGATACATCAACTGGGCGGGTTGAAAGAACAATTGCCGCATCTTTTAAAACTGTATCGTGATTTTGTTTATTCGTTGTATGAATTTACGTCCTTTTTACCGGAACATTTCCATGATAAAATGGATGAGCTTTTGTATGAAATGGAAACCTACGTTGAAAACTTGCTTACCAATTTGGTTCGAGGATTTACAAAGATTTTTGATATGATCATCCTTTTAACCATAATTCCTGTCCTGGTATTTTATTTTTTAAAGGATCTCACACAATTGAAGGAATTTATAAAACAATGGGTACCGGAAAAATACCGAGGTGATTTGAGTCAATTTATCCGTTCTTTGGATAGTAGTTTAGGCAGCTATATCCGAGGGCAGCTTTTCGTTTGTCTAATTGTATCAACAGCTGCATTTGCATTTCTCTATTATTTAGATATTAACTATGCTTTGCTGCTGGCTGTTTTTATTGGTATAACGAATTTAATACCTTATTTCGGACCAATTATCGGAGCAGTGCCTGTGATTGCAATAACTGCTGCGACCGCCTCTGAACTGTTGCTTGTTGTTATTATCGGTTTATTTGTTATCCAGCTTATTGAAGGGAATTTGCTGACTCCGTATATAATGGGGAAAAGCATCCAGATTCACCCGGTAGCAATTATCCTTGCATTGTTTGTTGGAGGCGAAATATTTGGTATCATCGGAATGATTCTGGCCGTCCCTGCTCTAACCGTTCTGAAGGTGGTTTTTGAACAGACAACAGCTCTGGGTCGAAATCATTGA
- the recD2 gene encoding SF1B family DNA helicase RecD2, whose protein sequence is MAADSKMDHERGYIKGELLYTIFQNEQEHFSIAKIKVHDTNEDLKAKDIVIKGYFSNLQDATVYNFYGTFENHVKFGMQYNVSSYQTFIPETKDGLAAYLSSDLFYGIGKKTAEKVVGKLGEQAISEILNNPDVLKEIPGLKAEKRDFLVKTLQENQGFEHVVVYLAKYGIGLKLAQKVFQEYKERAIEVLESDPYQYVFDIEGFGFRTADHIAQQNGLSLTHPNRISAGCIYVLQKNIQNGHVYLPLDTCIGQVMELLFDHQQPLTYDNVSELLMELNKTKKVIIQNGNVYLPSLYYAEDGFASSVKRLMEKPVETDTTTAELMKIIGDIEETEILSYGKEQFDALSKALQSKLMIVTGGPGTGKTTVIKGIVKAYASIHQMSMDPKDYDSETDFPFVLTAPTGRASKRLNESTGLPAVTIHRLLGWDGHNGFSKNEDDQLAGKYLIIDEFSMVDIWLANSLFKAIPDDMQVLIVGDEDQLPSVGPGQVLSDLLSSGFISFVSLNEVYRQKEGSKIIQLAHLIKHDRCSNESLANDKDFSFIACREFQMIDVINKVFTSAKRKGIDPKTIQVLAPMYRSQAGINVINRHLQALINPKTAAKREVKANDVLFRIGDKVIQLVNQPEDGVFNGDIGEVAAIFEEDENKDHVEQLVITFDGKEVVYERKDYINLMHAYCISIHKSQGSEFPIVILPVASGYNRMLRKNLLYTAITRSKQSLIICGEQHAFLKGVRTKDTNKRYTSLTYLLETRISNTMPEPENDSEEEEISPYDFM, encoded by the coding sequence ATGGCAGCAGACAGCAAAATGGATCATGAAAGAGGATATATTAAGGGAGAGCTTCTGTATACCATTTTTCAGAATGAGCAGGAGCATTTTTCAATTGCAAAAATAAAGGTACATGATACAAATGAGGACCTTAAGGCGAAAGATATCGTGATTAAAGGTTATTTTTCCAATTTGCAGGATGCAACGGTCTATAATTTTTACGGAACCTTTGAAAACCATGTGAAATTTGGCATGCAATATAATGTAAGCTCATATCAGACATTTATTCCGGAAACGAAAGATGGTCTGGCTGCCTACCTGTCCAGTGATCTGTTTTATGGCATCGGTAAAAAAACTGCTGAGAAAGTTGTGGGGAAATTAGGTGAGCAGGCGATTTCCGAAATCCTGAATAACCCGGATGTGTTAAAGGAAATCCCCGGCTTGAAGGCGGAGAAAAGAGACTTTTTGGTAAAGACACTGCAGGAAAATCAGGGGTTTGAACATGTTGTTGTTTATCTCGCTAAATATGGAATCGGGCTGAAATTGGCGCAGAAAGTATTTCAGGAATATAAAGAGCGGGCAATTGAGGTGCTGGAAAGTGATCCGTATCAGTATGTGTTTGATATCGAAGGGTTCGGGTTTCGAACGGCGGATCATATCGCCCAGCAAAACGGTCTGTCGCTAACACATCCTAATCGTATTTCAGCGGGGTGTATTTATGTTTTACAGAAAAATATTCAAAATGGACATGTCTACCTGCCGTTGGATACATGCATTGGTCAGGTAATGGAATTGCTGTTTGACCATCAACAGCCCCTTACATATGATAATGTTTCAGAATTATTGATGGAACTTAACAAAACGAAGAAAGTCATCATTCAGAATGGTAATGTTTATCTGCCATCACTTTATTACGCTGAAGATGGTTTTGCTTCAAGTGTCAAACGATTGATGGAAAAACCAGTTGAAACTGATACGACAACGGCAGAATTAATGAAAATAATCGGTGATATTGAGGAAACAGAAATTTTAAGTTATGGCAAGGAACAATTCGATGCATTAAGTAAGGCACTGCAGTCAAAATTAATGATCGTTACAGGTGGTCCGGGGACTGGAAAAACAACTGTTATTAAAGGGATTGTAAAGGCTTATGCATCGATTCATCAGATGTCCATGGATCCTAAAGATTATGATTCTGAAACTGATTTTCCTTTTGTATTAACAGCTCCAACAGGCCGTGCTTCAAAAAGACTCAATGAATCAACCGGGCTGCCGGCAGTTACGATTCATCGTTTGCTGGGTTGGGATGGTCATAACGGTTTCAGTAAAAATGAGGATGATCAGCTGGCAGGCAAGTATCTGATTATTGATGAATTTTCAATGGTTGATATATGGCTGGCTAACAGTTTGTTTAAGGCTATCCCCGATGATATGCAAGTATTGATTGTTGGTGATGAGGATCAGCTTCCATCGGTCGGACCTGGTCAGGTATTGTCAGATTTATTAAGCAGCGGATTTATATCATTTGTGAGTTTGAATGAAGTATACCGGCAGAAAGAAGGATCAAAAATTATTCAGCTTGCACATTTAATTAAACATGATCGATGCAGTAATGAATCTTTGGCAAATGATAAAGATTTCAGTTTTATTGCCTGCAGGGAATTTCAAATGATTGATGTTATTAATAAAGTGTTTACCAGTGCCAAGCGGAAAGGAATAGACCCGAAAACCATCCAGGTTCTTGCTCCAATGTACCGTTCACAGGCTGGAATAAACGTGATAAACAGACATTTGCAGGCACTTATTAACCCAAAAACCGCTGCGAAACGTGAAGTGAAAGCAAATGATGTGCTATTCCGGATTGGTGATAAAGTAATTCAGCTTGTGAACCAACCGGAAGATGGCGTGTTCAACGGAGATATAGGTGAGGTCGCCGCTATCTTTGAAGAAGATGAAAATAAGGATCATGTTGAACAACTGGTTATCACGTTTGATGGAAAAGAAGTCGTATATGAACGTAAGGATTATATAAATCTGATGCACGCTTATTGTATATCCATCCATAAATCACAGGGCAGCGAATTCCCCATCGTCATTTTGCCTGTAGCATCCGGTTATAACCGGATGCTCAGGAAAAACCTGTTGTACACAGCTATTACCAGAAGCAAGCAATCATTGATTATTTGCGGGGAACAGCATGCATTTTTAAAAGGAGTTCGTACAAAAGACACAAATAAACGATATACATCGTTAACATATTTATTGGAAACGAGAATATCAAACACTATGCCGGAACCTGAGAACGATTCGGAAGAGGAAGAAATTTCGCCATATGATTTCATGTGA
- a CDS encoding tetratricopeptide repeat protein, with the protein MDKTEQAIELMKEQKYEKAAELFNEIIEANPEEPLGYINFGNLLLHINDFERAQRFFERAIELDQYAATAYYGLGNIYYEQSLYPKAQENFQKAIEIGLLEADAYFMLGMTFYHQEHFKLALPYLQRATELDSEDEEVLFQYGLTLAQSDHLKDAKGVFEKVLKLESQHSDAHYNLGVIALYDEDLTQALHHFDEALEIQPEHTLAANGKGQIEQLLNNTDL; encoded by the coding sequence ATGGACAAGACCGAACAGGCGATTGAATTGATGAAGGAACAGAAATATGAAAAAGCGGCAGAATTGTTTAATGAAATTATCGAGGCAAACCCGGAGGAACCATTGGGTTATATTAACTTTGGTAATTTATTGCTGCATATTAATGATTTTGAACGAGCGCAGCGCTTTTTTGAACGAGCGATTGAACTGGATCAGTATGCCGCAACAGCCTATTATGGACTGGGTAATATTTATTATGAACAATCACTCTACCCTAAAGCACAGGAAAATTTTCAGAAAGCAATTGAAATCGGATTACTGGAAGCAGATGCCTATTTTATGCTTGGTATGACTTTTTACCATCAGGAGCATTTCAAGCTTGCATTGCCATATCTGCAACGGGCAACTGAGCTGGATTCGGAAGATGAGGAAGTGCTGTTTCAGTATGGATTGACACTTGCACAAAGTGATCACCTCAAGGATGCCAAAGGGGTGTTTGAAAAAGTACTGAAGCTGGAATCACAGCATAGTGATGCACACTATAATTTAGGAGTTATCGCATTGTACGATGAAGATCTTACACAAGCATTGCATCACTTTGATGAGGCGTTGGAAATACAGCCGGAGCACACACTGGCAGCTAACGGAAAAGGCCAAATTGAACAGTTACTGAACAATACCGATTTGTAA
- the mnmA gene encoding tRNA 2-thiouridine(34) synthase MnmA: protein MKRKEDTRVVVGMSGGVDSSVAALLLKEQGYDVVGIFMKNWDDTDKNGVCTATEDFDDVVRVCNQLDIPYFAVNFEKQYWDKVFTYFLDEYKAGRTPNPDVMCNKEIKFKAFLDHALSLGADYLATGHYAQVRENNGRYEMLRGVDDNKDQTYFLNQLTEDVLEKVMFPLGHLQKQEVRKIAKEHDLVTATKKDSTGICFIGERNFKEFLSEYLPAQPGLMKTLSGTEKGRHDGLMYYTIGQRQGLGIGGSGDPWFVVGKNLEDNVLYVEQGFANDKLYSDGLLAMDVNWIGDTPAEPFTCTAKFRYRQKDSEVIVHPLDDGKVNVEFKDTQRAVTPGQAVVFYDGEICLGGGTIDEVFKNDASLDYVG, encoded by the coding sequence ATGAAGCGTAAAGAAGATACAAGAGTAGTAGTTGGTATGAGCGGAGGAGTTGATTCCTCAGTTGCAGCACTGTTGTTGAAAGAACAAGGCTACGATGTAGTTGGTATTTTTATGAAAAATTGGGATGATACGGATAAAAATGGTGTTTGCACGGCGACGGAAGATTTTGATGACGTTGTCAGGGTCTGCAATCAGCTTGATATTCCATATTTTGCGGTAAATTTTGAAAAGCAGTACTGGGATAAAGTGTTCACCTATTTTTTAGATGAATATAAAGCCGGACGAACGCCTAATCCTGATGTGATGTGCAATAAGGAGATTAAATTCAAAGCATTTCTTGACCATGCATTGTCTCTGGGAGCGGATTATTTGGCAACCGGACACTATGCACAAGTAAGGGAAAACAATGGCAGATATGAAATGCTTCGTGGAGTTGATGACAATAAGGACCAGACATATTTCCTGAATCAATTGACAGAAGATGTTCTAGAAAAAGTAATGTTTCCGCTGGGACATCTGCAAAAGCAAGAAGTACGTAAAATTGCCAAAGAACACGACCTGGTTACGGCAACAAAGAAAGACAGTACAGGAATATGTTTTATCGGAGAACGCAATTTCAAGGAATTTCTGAGCGAGTATTTACCGGCACAGCCTGGATTGATGAAAACTTTGTCAGGAACTGAAAAAGGGCGCCACGATGGATTAATGTATTACACAATTGGTCAGCGTCAAGGCTTGGGAATAGGCGGTTCCGGAGATCCATGGTTTGTTGTTGGCAAGAACCTGGAAGACAATGTCCTCTATGTTGAGCAAGGTTTTGCAAATGATAAACTTTATTCAGACGGGCTGTTGGCAATGGACGTAAACTGGATTGGTGACACGCCGGCCGAACCTTTTACATGTACCGCTAAGTTTCGATATCGGCAAAAAGATAGTGAAGTCATTGTACATCCGCTTGATGATGGAAAGGTGAACGTGGAATTCAAAGACACACAGCGAGCTGTTACACCTGGACAGGCAGTTGTATTTTATGATGGAGAGATTTGCCTTGGCGGGGGTACCATCGATGAAGTATTCAAAAATGACGCCTCATTGGATTATGTCGGATAA
- a CDS encoding cysteine desulfurase family protein produces the protein MDYIYLDHAATAPMDKRVTDAMVPVMNGVFGNPSSVHSFGRKARQHLDEARRVMAGSIQANEKEIILTGGGTEADNLALIGTAFANQHKGNHIITTVQEHHATLHTAHYLESKGFDVTYLPVDETGVVSSDAVKDALTDDTILVSVMYVNNETGMIQPIKEIGEILSRHQAYFHTDAVQAYGLLDIDVKDSGIDMLSVSSHKLSGPKGIGFLYAADDVKLEAIQYGGEQERKRRPGTENVAGAVGFQKAVEIMMESKVNRNKLYADFKGLFINELTEAGVQFEVNGTAENAIASIMNISFPGTNVESMLTNLDLDRIAVSSGSACTAGSVEPSHVLTAMYGENNERTTNSIRFSFGIHNTKENVKDAAGRVAKIVRRLSASKEVQQ, from the coding sequence TTGGACTATATTTATTTGGACCATGCTGCAACAGCACCAATGGATAAACGGGTAACAGATGCGATGGTTCCTGTTATGAATGGGGTTTTCGGAAACCCGTCAAGTGTTCATTCTTTTGGGAGAAAAGCACGGCAGCATTTGGATGAAGCACGCCGAGTTATGGCTGGGAGTATTCAGGCAAATGAGAAGGAAATCATTTTAACCGGCGGCGGAACCGAAGCTGATAATCTGGCATTGATTGGAACTGCATTTGCCAATCAACATAAAGGCAATCACATTATTACTACGGTACAGGAGCATCATGCTACACTTCATACTGCTCATTACCTTGAAAGCAAAGGGTTTGACGTGACATATCTTCCAGTCGATGAAACAGGCGTGGTGTCATCGGACGCTGTAAAAGATGCGCTTACCGACGACACGATTTTGGTATCAGTCATGTATGTCAATAATGAAACTGGTATGATTCAGCCTATTAAAGAGATTGGTGAAATCTTATCCAGGCATCAGGCATATTTTCATACAGATGCTGTACAGGCATACGGTTTGCTTGATATTGATGTAAAAGATTCCGGCATTGATATGTTGTCGGTATCATCACACAAATTAAGCGGTCCAAAAGGGATTGGTTTCTTATATGCTGCCGATGATGTGAAGCTTGAAGCGATCCAGTATGGTGGTGAGCAGGAAAGGAAACGCAGGCCAGGCACAGAGAACGTGGCCGGTGCTGTAGGGTTTCAAAAAGCGGTTGAAATTATGATGGAGAGCAAAGTGAATCGAAACAAGCTGTATGCCGACTTTAAAGGTTTGTTTATAAATGAATTGACCGAAGCAGGTGTGCAATTTGAAGTAAATGGAACTGCCGAAAATGCAATTGCTTCCATTATGAATATCAGTTTTCCAGGAACCAATGTTGAGTCCATGCTGACTAATCTTGATCTCGACAGGATTGCAGTATCAAGCGGGAGTGCATGTACAGCGGGATCTGTTGAACCTTCACATGTACTGACCGCCATGTATGGAGAAAATAATGAGCGGACAACCAATTCCATACGGTTCAGTTTCGGAATTCATAATACAAAAGAAAATGTGAAAGATGCAGCCGGACGTGTTGCAAAAATCGTCAGACGTTTGTCTGCGAGTAAGGAGGTGCAACAATGA
- the cymR gene encoding cysteine metabolism transcriptional regulator CymR codes for MKISTKGRYGLTIMIELARKYGNGPMSLKAIAREKNLSEHYLEQLAAPLRNAGLINSIRGAYGGYVLAKKPGEIKAGDVIRVLEGPISPVEGIEEEEPAQQALWIRIRDAVRDVLDTTTLDDLKKHQDDKLQDAYMFYI; via the coding sequence ATGAAGATTTCAACAAAGGGAAGATATGGGCTTACCATCATGATTGAATTGGCCAGAAAGTATGGAAATGGTCCAATGTCTTTAAAAGCGATAGCACGGGAGAAGAATTTATCCGAACATTACCTGGAACAACTGGCAGCACCACTGCGCAATGCCGGTCTTATTAATAGTATCCGCGGGGCTTATGGCGGGTATGTTTTGGCGAAAAAACCGGGTGAAATTAAAGCAGGAGATGTAATCCGTGTTCTGGAAGGCCCGATTTCCCCGGTTGAAGGCATTGAAGAAGAAGAACCCGCACAGCAAGCGTTGTGGATCAGGATACGGGATGCTGTACGGGACGTTTTGGATACAACAACATTGGATGATTTAAAAAAGCATCAGGACGACAAATTACAGGATGCTTATATGTTTTATATATAA
- a CDS encoding replication-associated recombination protein A, with protein MNQQPLAYKMRPTNIDDIIGQEHLISEGKILNRMVQADRLASMILFGPPGTGKTSMAVALAKSLNLPFKILNAVVDKKKDMEIAVEEAKMTGQSVMVLDEVHRLDKAKQDFLLPHIESNLITLIGCTTSNPYHSINPAIRSRCHLFEVHKLTADHVKTAIHRAVSDETNGFGSRKINISDEALDHFAFASGGDLRAALNGLELAVYSTPENEQGEIILNLDIAEECMQKKSFSHDKDGDAHYDVLSAFQKSIRGSDVNAALHYLSRLIEAGDLDSIARRMIVCAYEDIGLANPQAGPRAIAAVQAAERVGFPEARIPLSVAIIELALSPKSNTAYNALDKALSDIRSGKSGDVPAHLKDSHYQGAKQLGRGIEYQYPHNYDNGWVKQQYLPDSIKNKHYYQPKDSGKFERALKQVYEKIQSDSDKY; from the coding sequence ATGAATCAACAACCACTTGCATATAAAATGCGCCCGACCAATATCGATGACATAATTGGCCAGGAACACCTGATCAGTGAAGGCAAAATATTAAATCGTATGGTTCAGGCGGATCGTCTGGCATCCATGATCCTATTCGGTCCGCCAGGTACGGGGAAAACGTCCATGGCAGTTGCGCTGGCTAAAAGTCTGAACCTCCCATTTAAAATACTAAATGCGGTAGTAGACAAAAAAAAAGATATGGAAATTGCTGTCGAAGAAGCAAAGATGACCGGCCAATCGGTAATGGTTCTGGATGAAGTTCATCGACTGGACAAAGCAAAGCAGGATTTTCTGCTGCCACATATCGAAAGCAATTTAATTACTTTAATCGGCTGTACAACCAGTAATCCATACCATTCCATCAATCCGGCAATCCGAAGCAGATGTCATCTATTCGAGGTGCATAAACTGACTGCAGACCATGTCAAAACAGCAATACATCGTGCTGTGAGTGATGAAACAAATGGTTTTGGGTCCCGAAAGATAAATATATCTGATGAGGCATTGGATCACTTTGCTTTTGCCTCGGGCGGTGATTTACGCGCTGCGCTTAATGGTCTGGAGCTCGCTGTATATTCAACACCCGAAAATGAACAGGGTGAAATTATCCTTAACCTGGACATTGCCGAAGAATGTATGCAGAAGAAGAGTTTCTCCCATGATAAGGACGGTGATGCCCATTATGATGTACTGTCAGCGTTTCAAAAATCTATCAGAGGAAGTGACGTCAATGCAGCATTGCATTATTTATCACGCCTGATAGAAGCCGGAGATTTAGACAGTATTGCACGGCGCATGATTGTTTGTGCATATGAAGATATCGGTCTGGCCAACCCGCAGGCGGGTCCGCGGGCAATTGCCGCCGTTCAGGCTGCCGAACGGGTAGGCTTTCCCGAGGCAAGGATACCTTTATCAGTAGCTATTATTGAACTGGCCCTCTCTCCAAAATCAAATACAGCCTATAATGCGCTTGACAAAGCTTTGTCGGATATCCGCAGCGGGAAAAGCGGCGATGTACCTGCTCATCTGAAAGATTCCCATTATCAGGGTGCCAAACAATTAGGTAGAGGTATTGAATATCAATATCCGCACAATTACGATAACGGATGGGTAAAACAACAATATCTGCCTGATTCTATAAAAAACAAACACTACTACCAGCCAAAGGATTCTGGCAAATTTGAACGGGCACTGAAGCAGGTTTATGAGAAAATACAGTCCGACTCTGATAAATACTAG
- a CDS encoding RsfA family transcriptional regulator, protein MVKVRQDAWSHEDDLLLAETVLRHIREGSTQLNAFEEVGDKLNRTSAACGFRWNAEVRAKYENAIDLAKRQRKEKKRAQAVNASKSKQTVAPLPQRTTVTNTEIQQSETPELSMDTVIHYLTQLKEDYHASNQSKVSLEQAENENRMLREHVEELENKLAETKKQFAAVQEDYQVFMQIMDRARKMTVLEDQGAFKAPSFKMDKNGNLQQVADSSGN, encoded by the coding sequence ATGGTTAAAGTCAGACAGGATGCCTGGTCACACGAAGATGACCTGTTACTGGCAGAAACGGTCTTGCGCCATATACGGGAAGGAAGCACCCAGTTAAATGCATTTGAAGAAGTAGGAGATAAACTAAACAGGACTTCAGCTGCCTGTGGATTTAGGTGGAACGCGGAAGTCCGGGCAAAATATGAAAATGCTATCGATCTGGCAAAACGTCAGCGGAAAGAGAAGAAACGTGCACAAGCTGTAAACGCATCAAAAAGCAAACAAACAGTTGCACCTCTTCCGCAGCGTACAACTGTCACAAACACTGAAATACAGCAATCAGAAACACCGGAACTCAGTATGGATACTGTCATTCATTATTTAACCCAACTGAAAGAAGACTATCATGCTTCCAATCAATCGAAAGTATCATTGGAACAAGCTGAAAATGAAAACCGAATGTTACGGGAACATGTAGAAGAGTTGGAAAATAAACTTGCAGAAACCAAAAAACAGTTTGCAGCTGTACAAGAGGATTATCAGGTATTCATGCAAATTATGGACCGCGCCAGAAAAATGACGGTTTTAGAAGATCAGGGAGCATTTAAAGCACCATCATTTAAAATGGATAAAAACGGAAACCTCCAACAGGTGGCGGATAGTTCGGGTAACTAA
- a CDS encoding IS1182 family transposase: MFKHYNMNQVVLPLDLEIKLQEDDIAYAVNDIVEAIPDDAFINFLRDTGCPAYHPRMMMKIILCAYTQSVFSGRKVEGLLNDSVRMMWLAQGYEPSYRTINRFRVHPEVKELLRQCFVQFRCQLVREEQIDEEAIFMDGTKIEANANKYTFVWRKAIEKYSANLVEKSNQMYDELLEKEIIPEIERESADELSTDELEKVVEKLDENVEAYNKKIEASEDGSERKRLRSERKTPKQYRKQFKDYVARKQKYQQDMETFRTRNSYSKTDHDATFMRMKDDHMRNGQLKAGYNVQLATEGQYALAYDVFPNPTDTRTFIPFLDHIEERFFKLPTYIVADAGYGSEQNYEDVIENRKRTPLITYNQYRKEKKKKYKENAFNVANWEYSEENDTFTCPNGKRLTFRYMSNRTDRYGYTRTFKVYECEDCSGCPLRSQCTKAKEGHNRRIYYNQKWEQQKAYTRQQLSEKETGEIYGKRKIEVEPVFGFLKANLRFTRFSVRGKEKVENELGFAFMAVNLRKYTAMNVNQPTDHKNNPNQNGSDHQQSMIGTIFKLFLASYVPASWQLTESL; this comes from the coding sequence ATGTTTAAACATTATAACATGAATCAAGTGGTTTTGCCGTTAGATTTAGAAATAAAACTTCAAGAAGATGATATTGCTTACGCTGTGAATGACATAGTGGAAGCTATTCCGGATGATGCATTCATTAACTTTTTACGTGACACTGGTTGTCCAGCTTATCATCCACGCATGATGATGAAAATTATTTTATGTGCTTACACGCAATCTGTTTTCTCTGGCAGAAAGGTGGAAGGATTACTGAACGATAGTGTACGTATGATGTGGTTAGCCCAGGGATATGAGCCGAGTTATCGCACCATCAATCGATTCCGTGTTCATCCAGAGGTCAAAGAACTATTGCGTCAGTGCTTCGTGCAATTTCGTTGTCAGCTTGTACGGGAAGAACAGATAGATGAAGAAGCGATTTTTATGGACGGAACCAAAATCGAAGCGAATGCCAATAAGTATACATTTGTTTGGCGTAAAGCGATTGAAAAATACAGTGCCAATTTGGTGGAGAAGTCCAACCAGATGTATGATGAACTATTGGAAAAAGAAATTATTCCGGAAATCGAACGGGAAAGCGCAGATGAGCTATCTACCGATGAGCTCGAAAAAGTAGTCGAAAAGCTGGATGAGAACGTTGAAGCCTATAATAAAAAAATCGAAGCAAGTGAAGATGGAAGCGAACGGAAACGGCTTCGCTCCGAACGCAAAACACCGAAACAATATCGTAAACAATTTAAGGATTACGTGGCACGCAAACAGAAATACCAGCAGGACATGGAAACCTTCAGAACACGCAACAGTTACTCCAAGACAGATCATGATGCCACGTTTATGCGAATGAAAGATGACCATATGAGAAATGGCCAACTGAAAGCAGGCTATAATGTGCAACTTGCGACAGAAGGACAATATGCGCTCGCTTATGATGTGTTTCCAAACCCGACAGATACACGTACATTCATTCCTTTTCTGGATCATATCGAGGAACGTTTCTTTAAGCTACCGACGTATATTGTCGCTGACGCAGGCTATGGAAGTGAACAAAACTACGAAGACGTCATCGAGAATCGGAAACGCACGCCACTGATTACGTATAACCAATACCGTAAAGAGAAGAAAAAGAAATATAAGGAAAACGCCTTTAATGTAGCCAATTGGGAATATAGCGAGGAAAATGATACCTTTACCTGTCCGAATGGTAAAAGATTAACCTTCCGCTATATGTCCAACCGAACAGACCGATATGGTTATACAAGGACATTTAAAGTTTATGAATGTGAAGACTGTTCCGGTTGTCCGTTACGATCCCAATGCACCAAAGCAAAGGAAGGCCATAACCGAAGAATTTATTATAACCAAAAGTGGGAGCAACAAAAAGCATATACGAGACAACAGCTTTCGGAAAAAGAAACTGGTGAAATTTACGGTAAACGTAAAATTGAGGTGGAACCAGTCTTCGGATTCTTGAAGGCTAATTTGCGTTTCACCCGTTTTTCTGTACGGGGCAAAGAGAAAGTGGAAAATGAATTAGGATTTGCATTCATGGCGGTGAACTTGCGAAAGTACACTGCCATGAACGTAAATCAACCAACAGATCATAAAAATAATCCAAATCAAAATGGTTCCGATCACCAACAATCGATGATCGGAACCATTTTTAAGTTATTTTTGGCTAGTTATGTCCCAGCCTCTTGGCAGTTAACAGAATCGCTTTAA